The Bacillus carboniphilus genome contains a region encoding:
- the gerPC gene encoding spore germination protein GerPC, with protein MKIITGGYIQQLHSYIQYQDQRISLLEKSIEELKKQVSELKDKPPTTIERLEYKFDQLKVETLEGTLNIGLNPTDPSNQIEQFDVQQGQNQMQPQDPFGEMREKINKAVTKNVYDYLQKDGINTVKKIEKRNQCQLDDTNRHLVIEDIRKQISSRINYYLQHLRLHDQANMDEQIEEMSKRVKYDIENSINQFIQHLPNEMKGEK; from the coding sequence ATCAAAATAATTACGGGGGGTTACATTCAACAACTACACTCCTACATTCAATACCAAGATCAACGAATCTCTCTTTTAGAAAAATCCATTGAGGAGTTAAAAAAACAAGTATCAGAATTAAAAGATAAGCCACCAACAACAATTGAACGACTAGAATATAAGTTTGATCAATTAAAAGTGGAAACGTTAGAAGGAACGTTAAACATTGGGCTGAATCCAACAGACCCATCTAATCAAATTGAACAATTTGACGTTCAACAAGGTCAAAATCAAATGCAACCCCAAGACCCCTTTGGTGAAATGAGAGAAAAAATTAATAAAGCTGTTACAAAAAATGTGTATGATTACTTACAAAAAGACGGTATTAATACCGTAAAAAAAATTGAAAAAAGAAACCAATGTCAATTAGATGATACAAACCGTCACTTAGTTATTGAAGACATAAGAAAACAAATTTCTTCAAGAATTAATTACTACTTACAACATTTAAGACTTCATGATCAAGCAAATATGGATGAACAAATTGAAGAGATGTCAAAGCGTGTGAAATATGATATTGAAAACTCCATAAATCAGTTTATTCAACATTTACCAAACGAAATGAAAGGAGAAAAATGA
- a CDS encoding spore germination protein, with product MAVIVKGPVKVNDVTGTGVLHVGDNFYESPLKSQKFSSGCGNLNSGDFLVVNNGIDLIFDIDPDLFDQNQQVNK from the coding sequence GTGGCGGTAATAGTGAAAGGTCCAGTGAAAGTAAATGATGTAACAGGAACAGGGGTTTTACATGTGGGTGATAATTTTTATGAATCTCCTTTGAAAAGCCAGAAGTTTTCATCAGGATGTGGAAACTTAAATTCAGGGGATTTTCTAGTCGTCAATAACGGCATTGATCTCATCTTCGACATTGACCCTGATTTATTCGATCAAAACCAGCAGGTAAACAAATAA
- the lepB gene encoding signal peptidase I, giving the protein MSRKFYIILFVTVSVILFVFLIQSSYAQYEVEGISMEPTVHQGHYVVTNQWAYLLTDIERFDIVVFSPSDNEEEVLVKRVVALPGEKLKYEDDQLYINGEPVDEPFLKANQKKQPFGLLTGDFELQQLENTYGMEEIPEGYVFVMGDNRLYSRDSRHFGLIEIDEIIGKVKP; this is encoded by the coding sequence ATGTCACGAAAATTTTATATCATCTTGTTCGTAACTGTTAGTGTCATTTTGTTTGTTTTTCTCATACAATCCTCTTACGCTCAATATGAAGTAGAAGGAATTTCGATGGAGCCTACTGTTCATCAAGGTCATTATGTAGTTACAAACCAATGGGCTTATTTATTGACCGATATTGAAAGGTTTGACATTGTTGTCTTTTCCCCTTCAGATAATGAAGAAGAAGTGTTAGTGAAACGAGTGGTTGCCTTACCAGGGGAGAAATTAAAATATGAAGATGATCAGTTGTATATCAATGGTGAGCCTGTAGATGAGCCCTTTTTGAAAGCGAATCAGAAAAAACAGCCGTTCGGCCTACTAACTGGAGATTTCGAGTTACAGCAGTTAGAGAATACTTATGGAATGGAAGAGATTCCTGAAGGGTACGTTTTTGTCATGGGGGATAACCGCCTATATAGCCGAGATAGTCGTCATTTTGGGTTAATTGAGATAGATGAGATTATTGGTAAGGTCAAGCCATAA
- a CDS encoding aspartyl-phosphate phosphatase Spo0E family protein, with the protein MKNHEIEAKRQRLIEIAKKYGINARETIQCSQELDRLLIRQIKQSISGK; encoded by the coding sequence TTGAAAAACCATGAAATAGAAGCTAAACGACAAAGGTTAATTGAAATCGCAAAGAAATATGGAATCAATGCAAGAGAAACCATTCAATGCAGCCAAGAGCTGGATCGATTACTCATCAGGCAAATAAAACAATCCATTTCAGGAAAATAA
- a CDS encoding exonuclease SbcCD subunit D, which yields MRVLHTADWHLGKTLEGRSRLNEQEQFIDELVTIVKEEKVDVVLMAGDAFDTVNPPARAEQLFYESLSRLADGGKRSVAVIAGNHDNPERLIAASPLIHQQNIHLIGFPCLDVVNIAVPKKNQMMKLAALAYPSEARLQDVLSEDHEEILMRDNYDQKVREIFQMMEQSFSDDTVNFAMSHIYVQGGSSSDSERPIEVGGAYTVAATSLPKTAQYTALGHLHRPQQIKRSHTMSRYSGSPLAYSFSEAGYAKSVSIIDIDPKGTPDLKEVPLSSGKPLVIWKPQNGLKEAFQWIEEGKDQQAWVDLELHLTESLALEDIQRLRKNHPGIIHIRPIFTEEKEIHNQKRVSDLPIDQVFARFYKKQTGGAEPSQELINLFIELIDSDEYEGEKNEAY from the coding sequence ATGCGTGTTTTACATACCGCAGATTGGCATTTAGGAAAAACGTTAGAAGGAAGAAGTCGATTGAATGAGCAAGAACAATTTATCGATGAGTTAGTGACAATTGTTAAAGAAGAAAAGGTGGATGTCGTGCTCATGGCAGGAGATGCCTTTGATACAGTTAATCCACCGGCAAGGGCTGAACAGCTTTTTTACGAAAGCTTATCTAGATTAGCAGATGGGGGGAAACGTTCGGTTGCGGTAATTGCAGGAAATCATGATAACCCGGAAAGATTGATCGCCGCCTCCCCTCTCATTCATCAACAAAACATTCATCTTATTGGTTTTCCTTGCTTGGATGTAGTCAATATAGCTGTTCCTAAAAAGAATCAAATGATGAAACTTGCGGCCCTTGCTTATCCATCTGAAGCAAGGTTACAAGATGTCTTATCGGAAGATCATGAAGAAATATTAATGAGAGATAACTATGATCAAAAAGTAAGAGAAATCTTTCAAATGATGGAACAATCCTTTTCTGATGATACCGTCAATTTTGCAATGAGCCATATTTATGTTCAAGGAGGTAGCTCATCCGATTCAGAGCGTCCCATTGAAGTGGGGGGAGCGTATACTGTAGCAGCTACGAGTTTACCAAAAACAGCCCAATATACGGCACTTGGACATTTACACAGGCCGCAACAAATAAAAAGAAGTCATACAATGTCACGATACAGTGGTTCTCCTTTAGCATACAGTTTTTCTGAAGCAGGCTATGCAAAGTCGGTTTCTATTATTGATATTGATCCAAAAGGGACCCCGGATTTAAAAGAAGTTCCTTTATCGAGTGGAAAACCGTTAGTCATATGGAAACCGCAAAATGGACTCAAGGAAGCTTTTCAATGGATCGAGGAAGGAAAAGACCAACAGGCATGGGTAGATTTAGAATTGCATTTAACAGAATCATTAGCGTTAGAGGACATTCAACGACTCAGAAAAAATCACCCGGGCATTATTCATATCCGTCCGATTTTTACAGAGGAAAAAGAAATCCATAACCAAAAAAGAGTTTCCGACCTCCCAATTGATCAAGTGTTCGCCCGTTTTTATAAAAAACAAACAGGCGGGGCAGAACCATCGCAAGAGTTAATAAATTTGTTTATTGAGCTTATTGATTCAGATGAATATGAAGGTGAAAAAAATGAAGCCTATTAA
- a CDS encoding spore gernimation protein GerPD, protein MIFTVVNKEIHVGSVDVTGVASSSVFLIGDTNTIALSSIFDTPPESLIIGPFEPVAPLV, encoded by the coding sequence ATGATTTTTACTGTCGTTAATAAAGAAATCCATGTTGGTTCAGTCGATGTTACTGGGGTAGCCAGTTCATCTGTCTTTCTCATTGGCGATACAAATACAATAGCCCTGTCCTCTATTTTCGATACTCCACCTGAATCACTTATTATTGGTCCGTTTGAACCAGTGGCTCCTTTAGTATGA
- a CDS encoding spore germination protein GerPE, whose protein sequence is MNILNRLSKVNVAYINSIGISSIFHVGDTNQMDLKVNVFAIQREAEIFFSKEADLNKFPIYREFIPLPSFDEDFAGAYYNSALVIKVDGVKVTAISSSSVVQVGSANSIKAESRVKNIRQLLRKSDASFPSTSSIRRTESTV, encoded by the coding sequence ATGAACATACTTAATCGTTTATCGAAGGTGAACGTTGCTTATATAAACTCTATTGGGATCAGTTCAATTTTCCATGTCGGGGATACCAATCAAATGGATTTAAAAGTGAACGTATTTGCGATTCAAAGAGAGGCGGAAATCTTCTTTTCAAAAGAAGCAGATTTAAATAAATTTCCAATCTACAGAGAGTTTATTCCACTCCCCTCTTTTGATGAAGATTTTGCAGGGGCTTACTATAACTCTGCCCTAGTTATTAAAGTAGATGGGGTGAAAGTGACAGCTATTTCATCTTCTTCTGTTGTTCAAGTAGGTTCTGCCAACTCCATCAAAGCAGAATCAAGAGTTAAAAATATTCGTCAACTATTAAGAAAATCGGATGCATCTTTTCCATCTACATCTAGCATACGTCGAACTGAATCGACTGTTTAA
- a CDS encoding spore germination protein, producing MPTIVGPAKINSISGGAVNFGDSFYLSPDSATKICSGSGGSQVGDFHITNDCISITNQFDPDIFDQNQTANA from the coding sequence ATGCCTACAATCGTCGGACCAGCTAAAATTAATTCCATCTCTGGAGGAGCCGTGAATTTTGGTGACTCTTTTTATTTATCACCCGATTCAGCAACAAAGATTTGTTCTGGAAGCGGTGGGAGTCAAGTTGGTGATTTTCATATTACGAACGACTGCATAAGTATCACGAATCAATTTGATCCAGATATATTCGATCAAAACCAAACGGCTAATGCATAA
- a CDS encoding fumarylacetoacetate hydrolase family protein — MKLVKGKIHDKTFIGILINKETQVLDIQRAEEELYENKSGPILMVDGIEKNDKWIEHLEQIIHWSEKERETVTFIYDLKDVILLAPIERPKKNIICVGKNYQRHAQEMGSLTPEHLVVFSKSPTAIIGPGENICLHSHITKQVDYEGELAVVIGKKGRAIKEEDAMDYVFGYTILNDITARDLQANHQQFLLSKSLDTFCPIGPYIVHKSAIMDPNRLSLKTYVNGELRQSAYVSEMMFNIPQMISIISRGMTLEVGDIIATGTPAGVGKGFNPPKYLSEGDKVEIEVEGIGVLSNSLSS; from the coding sequence GTGAAATTAGTAAAAGGGAAGATTCATGATAAAACATTTATAGGTATTTTAATCAATAAAGAAACCCAAGTGTTAGATATTCAGCGCGCGGAAGAAGAACTGTATGAAAATAAATCAGGTCCAATACTCATGGTGGATGGAATAGAAAAGAATGACAAATGGATAGAACACCTTGAGCAAATCATCCATTGGTCTGAAAAGGAAAGAGAAACGGTTACGTTTATTTATGATTTAAAGGATGTCATTCTATTAGCTCCTATTGAGAGGCCGAAAAAAAATATTATATGTGTAGGTAAAAATTATCAAAGGCATGCACAGGAAATGGGTAGCTTAACGCCAGAACATTTGGTTGTTTTTTCAAAATCTCCAACAGCTATAATAGGACCAGGGGAAAATATATGTTTACATTCACATATTACAAAACAAGTGGATTATGAAGGAGAATTGGCAGTAGTCATAGGGAAAAAAGGGAGAGCTATTAAAGAAGAGGATGCTATGGATTACGTCTTTGGATATACGATCTTAAATGATATAACGGCGAGAGATTTACAAGCGAATCATCAGCAATTTCTACTTTCCAAAAGTTTAGACACGTTTTGTCCAATAGGTCCTTATATTGTTCATAAATCTGCAATAATGGATCCAAATAGATTATCATTAAAAACGTATGTTAATGGAGAATTGAGGCAAAGTGCTTATGTATCAGAAATGATGTTTAACATCCCACAAATGATTTCTATAATTTCAAGAGGAATGACATTAGAGGTAGGTGATATTATAGCAACGGGAACCCCTGCTGGAGTTGGGAAAGGATTCAACCCACCTAAATATTTGTCAGAGGGAGATAAGGTAGAAATTGAAGTGGAAGGGATAGGTGTTTTGAGTAATTCACTTTCAAGTTAA
- a CDS encoding spore germination protein, with translation MPAIVGAFKVNNVGTSSIVHVGDVINISPFSEVKTFAGAGSFNTGDGLQIYNQNSVTNTYDSDFIDQPQIGNL, from the coding sequence ATGCCCGCTATTGTTGGTGCTTTTAAGGTAAATAATGTTGGAACAAGTAGTATTGTTCATGTGGGAGATGTCATTAATATCTCACCCTTTAGTGAAGTAAAAACTTTTGCTGGTGCTGGTTCCTTTAATACAGGAGATGGTCTTCAAATTTATAACCAAAATAGTGTCACAAACACATATGATAGTGACTTTATCGATCAGCCGCAAATTGGAAATCTATAA
- a CDS encoding TVP38/TMEM64 family protein, whose product MDINSIFDFITIENIEKILQEYRALGPLAGILITMLEAFLPILPLFLFIVANVNSFGLWGGFLVSWLGGCIGAIIVFLLVRKFGQERFFQFIQKHRSIKKMMNWVEQHGFGPLFIMLCFPFTPAAAVNIVAGLSKISIWQFMLAVCSGKLVMFFMVSFIGYDFFSLIENPIKTVIAVVAIILLWLIGKQIERRLNQSLSVNKGE is encoded by the coding sequence ATGGACATCAATTCAATTTTTGACTTTATTACGATAGAAAATATTGAAAAAATTCTCCAAGAATATCGGGCTCTGGGGCCCTTGGCTGGAATTTTAATTACAATGCTAGAAGCTTTCTTGCCTATTTTGCCGCTTTTTTTGTTTATTGTAGCTAACGTCAACTCATTTGGGCTATGGGGTGGGTTTCTAGTTTCATGGTTAGGGGGATGTATAGGAGCGATTATTGTTTTTTTACTCGTCCGTAAATTTGGACAAGAGCGTTTTTTTCAATTTATACAAAAACATCGATCCATTAAGAAAATGATGAATTGGGTGGAACAGCATGGATTTGGCCCATTGTTTATTATGTTATGCTTTCCTTTTACTCCTGCGGCAGCCGTTAATATAGTAGCGGGCTTATCAAAAATCAGTATATGGCAGTTTATGTTAGCCGTATGTTCAGGTAAACTTGTTATGTTTTTTATGGTGAGCTTTATTGGGTATGATTTTTTTTCTCTAATTGAAAACCCTATAAAAACAGTTATTGCTGTAGTGGCAATTATTTTACTTTGGTTGATTGGAAAGCAAATTGAGCGACGGTTAAATCAATCACTTTCAGTTAATAAAGGAGAATAA
- a CDS encoding SbcC/MukB-like Walker B domain-containing protein, with the protein MKPIKLTIAGLHSFKEKQTIDFDQLCSGGVFGIFGPTGSGKSSILDAMTLALYGKVERAPNNTQGIINHGEDQLSVSFSFQLQNGDVTKSYKIERLFKRTDEVKVKSSMCRLIEEGYEQVVLADKTNEVNQKVQQLLGLTIDDFTRAVVLPQGKFAEFLSLKGTERRQMLQRIFNLEKYGDLLNKKIKHRLSSDKAFYNELNAEKSGLGDASTEALTEARKKLALVEEELKKRMIEQNQLEKEVEEAKEIWSLQIEHDQVQEKKNQLLQNQDQILLLKNQFQNALEAKQLEPYAQSVDQLEKELAQVKQHHHDLAEQVEKMKIEYEEKQRLFEQARKYKAESEPKLLLKKERLHQWVKLEKEVMNEEKGYLQLLKKEKSVKEQYTQLDQSEQSVGQTLDKALEKQQMLKQELQSKAVSNKERQLVQAAYHIKQQISQLAQKEEEWKQALQKKQKEMSQHKEQLEKMNNNIRYHHEKMTEGFNRLSDLYSYFEDLKRDIESRLERLKEQKEQKKQWIETLHKKHAAYQIRHQLQEGNPCPVCGSLEHPSPVEDMELDNQKEERELHQLEKWEQNLQDLSVVIEMERSKLQEQSDSLIEEFSLRLSNPKENSNENNNILDDKQLKAEVTSLKQDALQLKQQLQTHVQEMRSISQKPGHIKEVLDSFQKEMNDYQKKLEEIEKLIVMEKQSWVELNPSFAFHEVENMIKHHSERDQQMEKIQERIETSVQFIEDKQNQLKQYGKQKLTVAKQLSEIKATLQYYQKSIQDKKAQLPEIAQSESFTKQLEKIDVELEKLTKEEQGCYLVWQDSSDQLKKTENQYVSIKDKNKDLKNRLLEANRAWEDRQKDSRFDTLTEVFESVLSNDELKTIEKQMNEYEQQMNELNSHLFRLNERLNGRNLTQEEWERLQQRAILFRKKLDEAVEEKGAALRSVDDLLKKHERYQEIESKLIELQETITKYEQLQKVFKGNSFVEYVAEEQLMQVSRDATEHLRMLTRGRYAIEVDSQGGFLMRDDANGGVKRPVSSLSGGETFLTSLALALSLSANIQLRGEYPLQFFFLDEGFGTLDADLLDTVVSALEKLQSKNLSVGVISHVQELRSRLPRKLMVNPADPTGTGSTVQLEIM; encoded by the coding sequence ATGAAGCCTATTAAGTTAACGATAGCAGGATTGCATAGCTTCAAGGAAAAACAAACCATTGATTTCGATCAGTTATGTAGCGGAGGCGTGTTCGGGATTTTTGGGCCAACAGGTAGTGGGAAATCTTCTATATTAGACGCTATGACATTGGCCTTATATGGAAAAGTTGAACGTGCCCCTAATAATACACAAGGAATTATCAATCATGGGGAAGATCAGCTTTCTGTTTCCTTCTCTTTTCAATTACAAAACGGTGATGTGACGAAGAGCTATAAAATTGAACGGTTGTTTAAACGGACTGATGAGGTAAAAGTAAAATCAAGTATGTGTCGCTTAATCGAGGAAGGGTATGAACAAGTTGTTCTTGCTGATAAAACGAATGAAGTTAATCAAAAGGTCCAACAATTATTAGGATTGACGATCGATGACTTTACGAGAGCGGTTGTTTTGCCACAAGGAAAGTTCGCAGAGTTTCTTTCTTTAAAGGGAACAGAAAGAAGACAAATGCTGCAACGCATCTTCAATTTAGAAAAATATGGCGATCTTCTCAATAAAAAAATTAAACATCGATTATCCTCTGATAAAGCTTTCTATAACGAACTCAATGCAGAAAAATCTGGATTAGGTGATGCTTCAACAGAGGCCTTGACGGAAGCAAGAAAAAAGTTGGCTCTAGTGGAAGAAGAATTAAAAAAGCGCATGATCGAGCAAAATCAGCTTGAAAAAGAAGTTGAAGAGGCAAAGGAGATTTGGAGCTTACAAATAGAACACGATCAAGTGCAGGAAAAGAAGAACCAGTTGTTACAGAATCAAGATCAAATCCTTCTTTTAAAAAACCAATTTCAAAATGCACTTGAAGCAAAACAATTGGAGCCTTATGCGCAAAGTGTTGATCAATTAGAAAAAGAATTAGCGCAAGTGAAACAGCATCATCACGATCTTGCAGAGCAAGTGGAGAAAATGAAAATAGAGTACGAGGAGAAGCAGCGATTATTTGAACAGGCTAGAAAATATAAAGCTGAGAGTGAGCCGAAGCTTTTGTTAAAAAAAGAAAGGCTCCATCAATGGGTGAAGCTTGAAAAAGAGGTAATGAATGAAGAGAAAGGCTACCTGCAGCTTCTCAAAAAAGAAAAATCGGTAAAAGAGCAATATACTCAGTTAGATCAATCTGAACAATCAGTGGGACAGACGCTAGATAAAGCCTTAGAAAAACAACAAATGCTTAAGCAGGAACTTCAATCAAAAGCCGTATCGAATAAGGAAAGACAACTTGTCCAAGCAGCTTATCACATAAAACAACAAATATCACAGCTTGCGCAAAAAGAAGAGGAATGGAAACAAGCTTTACAGAAAAAGCAAAAGGAAATGTCTCAGCATAAAGAACAACTAGAAAAGATGAATAACAATATTCGTTATCATCATGAAAAGATGACAGAAGGTTTTAATCGATTGAGTGATTTATATAGTTATTTTGAAGATCTGAAACGGGATATTGAATCACGATTGGAACGTTTAAAGGAGCAGAAAGAGCAGAAGAAACAATGGATTGAGACTCTTCATAAGAAACACGCAGCGTATCAAATTCGTCACCAACTTCAAGAAGGAAATCCTTGTCCTGTTTGTGGCTCTTTAGAGCATCCTAGTCCAGTAGAAGATATGGAGCTTGATAATCAAAAAGAGGAACGTGAACTTCATCAATTAGAGAAGTGGGAACAAAATTTACAAGATCTTTCTGTCGTGATTGAGATGGAGAGATCTAAATTACAAGAGCAATCGGATTCTTTAATTGAAGAATTTTCACTTCGGTTGTCTAATCCGAAAGAAAATTCAAATGAAAATAATAATATCTTAGACGATAAACAATTAAAAGCCGAAGTAACCAGTTTAAAACAAGATGCTCTCCAATTAAAACAGCAACTTCAAACGCATGTTCAAGAAATGCGTTCCATCTCGCAAAAACCTGGGCACATAAAGGAAGTGCTCGATAGTTTCCAAAAAGAGATGAATGATTATCAAAAAAAATTAGAAGAAATTGAAAAGCTAATAGTAATGGAGAAGCAATCATGGGTTGAGCTTAATCCATCTTTTGCATTTCATGAAGTAGAAAACATGATCAAGCATCATTCAGAGCGTGATCAGCAGATGGAGAAGATTCAAGAAAGAATTGAGACGAGCGTTCAATTTATCGAGGATAAACAAAATCAACTAAAACAATATGGTAAACAAAAACTAACTGTAGCGAAACAGCTATCTGAAATCAAGGCTACCCTCCAGTATTACCAAAAAAGTATTCAAGATAAAAAAGCTCAATTACCCGAGATAGCTCAATCTGAATCCTTTACAAAGCAACTTGAAAAAATCGATGTTGAGCTTGAAAAGCTAACGAAGGAGGAGCAAGGATGTTACTTGGTCTGGCAGGATAGTTCTGATCAACTCAAAAAAACAGAAAATCAATATGTATCGATCAAGGATAAAAATAAGGACTTAAAAAATCGTTTACTAGAGGCGAACCGAGCGTGGGAAGACCGTCAAAAGGATTCTCGCTTTGATACACTTACTGAAGTATTCGAGTCTGTCTTATCAAACGATGAGTTGAAAACAATAGAGAAACAAATGAATGAATATGAGCAACAAATGAATGAATTAAATTCTCATTTATTTAGATTAAATGAACGTTTAAATGGGCGTAATTTAACACAAGAAGAATGGGAAAGACTTCAGCAGCGGGCGATTCTTTTCAGAAAGAAATTAGATGAAGCGGTTGAAGAAAAAGGAGCGGCTTTGAGGTCGGTAGATGATTTACTGAAGAAACATGAGCGTTATCAAGAGATCGAAAGTAAGCTCATCGAATTACAAGAAACGATTACAAAATATGAACAACTACAAAAAGTTTTTAAAGGAAATAGTTTTGTTGAATATGTAGCGGAAGAGCAGTTGATGCAAGTTAGCCGAGATGCAACTGAACATCTTAGAATGTTAACCAGAGGTCGATATGCGATAGAAGTTGATTCGCAAGGAGGCTTTTTAATGAGGGACGATGCCAACGGTGGGGTTAAAAGACCCGTCTCTTCTTTATCAGGAGGAGAAACGTTTTTAACTTCATTAGCACTTGCTTTGAGTTTATCGGCGAATATTCAATTACGTGGGGAATACCCATTGCAATTTTTCTTCTTGGATGAAGGCTTTGGCACGCTAGATGCTGATTTGTTAGACACGGTTGTTTCTGCACTTGAGAAACTTCAATCAAAAAATTTATCTGTTGGCGTTATTAGTCACGTGCAAGAATTAAGATCGAGACTCCCACGAAAATTGATGGTCAACCCAGCAGACCCGACAGGAACAGGTTCCACAGTGCAACTTGAAATAATGTAA
- a CDS encoding flagellin N-terminal helical domain-containing protein: MRINHNIAALNTYRQLSGANEAQGKSMEKLSSGLRINRAGDDATGLAISEKMRGQIRGLDQASRNAQDGISLIQTAEGALSETTEILQRMRELATQASNDTYTTNDRDEIQKEINELTSEINRIGNTTEFNTQKLLNGEKEDGFSGTSAGQVSVGGLTFDFSEGAGLEGYTIVTGKVADATTPAATIDTDAKTITIDGDFTDAGGTKVTAAALETEINKALATDGFTETVTVGGTANDGTTTDAVSGVITGGAGAGAGLQFQIGANQNQSLTLEISDMRAAALGLTGTAGTASFTGTNTVTDGTNSTTNEAALDVSTAENASNAITVINNAINSVSAERSKLGATQNRLEHTITNLDTSSENLTAAESRIRDVDMAKEMMEQTKNSILAQASQAMLAQANQMPQGVLQLLQ; encoded by the coding sequence ATGAGAATTAACCACAACATAGCAGCACTAAACACATACAGACAATTGTCTGGTGCAAATGAAGCACAAGGAAAATCAATGGAAAAGCTTTCTTCTGGATTACGTATTAACCGCGCTGGCGATGACGCAACAGGTCTTGCTATTTCTGAAAAAATGCGTGGACAAATCCGCGGATTAGACCAAGCTTCTCGTAACGCTCAAGACGGTATTTCGTTAATCCAAACGGCTGAAGGTGCATTAAGCGAAACAACTGAAATCTTACAACGGATGCGCGAGCTTGCTACACAAGCATCAAACGACACATATACAACTAACGACCGTGACGAAATTCAAAAAGAAATTAACGAACTAACATCTGAGATTAACCGTATTGGTAATACGACAGAGTTTAATACTCAAAAGTTGTTGAATGGTGAAAAAGAAGATGGTTTTTCTGGAACAAGTGCGGGTCAAGTTTCAGTTGGTGGACTTACATTTGACTTTTCTGAAGGTGCAGGTCTTGAAGGATATACTATTGTAACAGGTAAAGTAGCTGATGCGACTACACCTGCAGCAACAATTGACACAGACGCTAAAACAATAACTATTGATGGTGATTTTACTGATGCTGGTGGTACAAAAGTAACTGCTGCAGCTTTAGAAACAGAAATAAATAAAGCATTAGCTACAGACGGATTTACTGAAACTGTTACAGTAGGTGGTACAGCTAATGATGGAACTACAACTGATGCAGTTTCTGGAGTAATTACAGGAGGCGCTGGTGCTGGTGCTGGCCTCCAATTCCAAATTGGGGCTAATCAAAACCAAAGCTTAACATTAGAAATTTCTGATATGAGAGCTGCAGCTTTAGGATTAACTGGAACTGCTGGAACTGCTAGCTTCACAGGTACTAACACAGTTACTGATGGAACTAATAGTACTACTAACGAGGCAGCTCTTGACGTAAGTACAGCTGAAAATGCTTCTAATGCAATCACTGTAATTAACAATGCAATTAACTCAGTATCAGCTGAGCGATCTAAGTTAGGTGCTACACAAAACCGTTTAGAACATACAATCACGAACCTTGATACGTCTAGCGAAAACTTAACAGCTGCTGAGTCTCGTATTCGTGACGTAGACATGGCAAAAGAAATGATGGAGCAAACGAAAAACTCAATCCTTGCTCAAGCTTCTCAAGCAATGCTTGCTCAAGCGAACCAAATGCCACAAGGCGTACTACAATTACTTCAATAA
- a CDS encoding spore germination protein yields MPAIVGPIKINSISGGVVNFGDSFYLSPKSTTKACSGSGGGNTGDFHITNNGISITNCIDPDVADQNQTANA; encoded by the coding sequence ATGCCAGCCATTGTAGGTCCTATCAAAATAAACTCCATTTCTGGGGGAGTTGTCAATTTTGGTGACTCATTTTATTTATCCCCTAAATCAACAACAAAAGCATGCTCTGGTTCAGGAGGAGGTAATACAGGTGACTTCCATATTACGAACAATGGAATTAGTATTACAAACTGCATTGATCCAGATGTTGCAGATCAAAATCAGACAGCAAACGCTTAA
- a CDS encoding spore germination protein GerPB produces the protein MNFYINQCIQIQYLRIGAVTNSSVLQIGSAGIIKPVSNLYNTGCYTVPAPEAEALMEEEEALTEESFVPLAAPSGA, from the coding sequence TTGAATTTCTATATTAATCAATGTATTCAAATTCAATATTTAAGAATCGGTGCTGTCACAAATTCCTCTGTTTTACAAATTGGTAGTGCGGGGATTATAAAACCTGTATCAAACCTTTATAATACAGGATGCTACACGGTTCCTGCACCTGAAGCTGAAGCATTAATGGAAGAAGAAGAAGCTTTAACAGAAGAATCATTCGTTCCCCTTGCAGCTCCAAGTGGCGCATAA